A window of Rhodococcus sp. SGAir0479 contains these coding sequences:
- a CDS encoding metal-dependent hydrolase family protein encodes MTAITATGERLLFRDVRVFDGQSGTLAHGDVLIDGDRILAVSESPIGDEPGRETTVVDGGGRVLMPGMSDAHVHLVGNANSYLDLLTGSQAHIALNGVAEARDMLLRGFTAVRDMAGDTASIKSAVDRGLFPGPRIYPSQAAISQTSGHGDFGFVYETPTELGGAESRAETIGFMRVANGEPQVLAAVREQLKRGASQIKLMVGGGAASVYDPLYTVQFTPQELRAAVDAATDYGTYVATHVYNVAGIRRAVDAGVRSIEHGHLADEATVALLAEREVWLSMQPFAEDDHHYPDPGRADKNRRICGGVEQVYRWARAHGVDVAFGTDLLLEPQSASRQSEMVARLADHYSNLDALRMVTSGNARLFRLAGERDPYREAPFGVVAPGAWADVLLVDGNPVEDLSLLADPGKHLVVVVKGGVIVKNAL; translated from the coding sequence ATGACGGCGATCACAGCGACCGGGGAACGCCTGCTCTTTCGCGACGTCCGGGTGTTCGACGGGCAGTCCGGGACGCTCGCGCACGGCGACGTGCTCATCGACGGAGACCGCATCCTCGCGGTCTCGGAATCGCCCATCGGCGACGAGCCGGGGCGGGAGACCACGGTCGTCGACGGCGGCGGACGGGTACTGATGCCGGGCATGAGCGACGCCCACGTCCACCTGGTGGGTAACGCGAATTCGTACCTGGATCTGCTGACCGGTTCGCAGGCGCACATCGCGCTCAACGGTGTCGCCGAGGCCCGCGACATGCTGCTGCGCGGCTTCACCGCCGTGCGGGACATGGCCGGCGACACCGCGAGCATCAAGTCCGCCGTCGACCGTGGACTGTTCCCGGGCCCGCGGATCTATCCGAGTCAGGCCGCGATCTCCCAGACCAGCGGGCACGGCGACTTCGGATTCGTGTACGAGACGCCGACCGAACTGGGTGGGGCCGAGAGCCGGGCGGAGACCATCGGGTTCATGCGGGTGGCGAACGGTGAACCGCAGGTCCTCGCGGCGGTCCGCGAACAACTCAAGCGGGGCGCGTCGCAGATCAAACTGATGGTCGGGGGCGGGGCGGCGTCGGTGTACGACCCGCTGTACACGGTCCAGTTCACGCCGCAGGAGCTGCGGGCGGCGGTCGACGCGGCCACCGACTACGGCACGTACGTGGCGACGCACGTGTACAACGTCGCGGGGATCCGCCGGGCCGTGGACGCGGGCGTCCGCTCGATCGAGCACGGTCATCTCGCGGACGAGGCGACGGTCGCCCTCCTGGCCGAGCGCGAGGTGTGGCTGTCGATGCAGCCGTTCGCGGAGGACGACCACCACTACCCGGACCCCGGCCGCGCCGACAAGAATCGGCGGATCTGCGGCGGCGTCGAGCAGGTGTACCGCTGGGCCCGCGCGCACGGCGTCGACGTCGCGTTCGGCACGGACCTGCTGCTCGAGCCGCAGTCCGCGAGCCGGCAGAGCGAGATGGTCGCGCGCCTCGCCGACCACTACAGCAACCTCGACGCGTTGCGGATGGTGACGTCGGGCAATGCCCGCCTCTTCCGGCTCGCGGGCGAGCGTGACCCGTACCGGGAGGCACCGTTCGGGGTGGTGGCGCCTGGTGCGTGGGCGGACGTGCTGCTGGTCGACGGCAACCCGGTCGAGGACCTGTCGCTGCTCGCCGATCCCGGCAAGCATCTCGTGGTCGTCGTCAAGGGCGGGGTGATCGTCAAGAACGCGCTGTGA
- the ahcY gene encoding adenosylhomocysteinase — protein sequence MTTSVSSDPVAEHRNGIDFKVADLSLAEFGRKEIRLAEHEMPGLMELRREYADALPLKGARISGSLHMTIQTAVLIETLVALGAQVRWASCNIFSTQDHAAAAVVVGPHGTPEEPKGVPVFAWKGETLEEYWWAAEQMLTWPGTTANMILDDGGDATMLVLRGAQYEKAGVVPPTDDENDSDEYKVFLALLRKSLEADGGKWTAVAESVKGVTEETTTGVLRLYQFAAAGELAFPAINVNDSVTKSKFDNKYGTRHSLLDGINRGTDVLIGGKAALVCGYGDVGKGCAEALRGQGARVTVTEIDPINALQAMMDGFDVKTVEEFIGEADIVITATGNKDIISFEHMKQMKHQAILGNIGHFDNEIDMAGLERAGDVTRVNIKPQVDEFTFADGHSIIVLSEGRLLNLGNATGHPSFVMSNSFANQTIAQIELWTKPDEYDNEVYRLPKHLDEKVAKIHVEALGGSITKLTKDQAEYIGVDVEGPYKPEHYRY from the coding sequence ATGACGACCTCGGTTTCATCGGATCCGGTGGCAGAGCACCGCAACGGCATCGACTTCAAGGTGGCGGACTTGTCCCTTGCGGAATTCGGCCGCAAGGAGATCCGTCTCGCCGAGCACGAGATGCCCGGTCTGATGGAGCTGCGCCGCGAGTACGCGGACGCGCTGCCCCTGAAGGGCGCTCGCATCTCCGGCTCGCTCCACATGACCATCCAGACGGCGGTGCTGATCGAGACGCTCGTCGCGCTCGGCGCGCAGGTGCGCTGGGCGTCGTGCAACATCTTCTCGACGCAGGACCACGCGGCCGCGGCCGTGGTCGTCGGTCCGCACGGCACGCCGGAGGAGCCCAAAGGTGTCCCCGTCTTCGCGTGGAAGGGCGAGACGCTCGAGGAGTACTGGTGGGCGGCCGAGCAGATGCTCACGTGGCCCGGCACGACGGCCAACATGATCCTCGACGACGGCGGTGACGCCACGATGCTGGTGCTGCGCGGCGCGCAGTACGAGAAGGCCGGCGTCGTTCCGCCCACCGACGACGAGAACGACTCGGACGAGTACAAGGTGTTCCTGGCGCTGCTGCGCAAGTCGCTCGAGGCCGACGGCGGCAAGTGGACCGCCGTCGCGGAGTCCGTCAAGGGCGTGACCGAGGAGACCACCACGGGCGTGCTGCGCCTGTACCAGTTCGCCGCCGCCGGCGAGCTGGCGTTCCCGGCGATCAACGTCAACGACTCGGTCACCAAGAGCAAGTTCGACAACAAGTACGGCACCCGCCACTCGCTGCTCGACGGCATCAACCGCGGCACCGACGTGCTCATCGGCGGCAAGGCGGCGCTGGTGTGCGGCTACGGTGACGTCGGCAAGGGCTGTGCCGAGGCGCTGCGTGGCCAGGGCGCCCGCGTCACGGTCACCGAGATCGATCCGATCAATGCGCTGCAGGCGATGATGGACGGCTTCGACGTCAAGACCGTCGAGGAGTTCATCGGCGAGGCCGACATCGTCATCACGGCCACCGGCAACAAGGACATCATCTCCTTCGAGCACATGAAGCAGATGAAGCACCAGGCGATCCTGGGCAACATCGGCCACTTCGACAACGAGATCGACATGGCCGGCCTCGAGCGGGCCGGTGACGTCACGCGGGTCAACATCAAGCCGCAGGTCGACGAGTTCACCTTCGCCGACGGCCACTCGATCATCGTGCTGTCCGAGGGTCGTCTGCTGAACCTCGGCAACGCCACCGGTCATCCGTCGTTCGTGATGTCCAACTCGTTCGCGAACCAGACGATCGCGCAGATCGAGCTGTGGACCAAGCCGGACGAGTACGACAACGAGGTGTACCGCCTGCCCAAGCACCTCGACGAGAAGGTCGCCAAGATCCACGTCGAGGCGCTCGGTGGCTCCATCACCAAGCTCACCAAGGACCAGGCCGAGTACATCGGTGTCGACGTCGAGGGCCCGTACAAGCCCGAGCATTACCGCTACTGA
- a CDS encoding amino acid permease gives MATSDRKAAGAWTRSGLFRTKSIEQSIRETDEPETKLRKDLTSWDLTVFGVAVVIGAGIFTLTARTAGNVAGPSVSLAFVFAAVACALAALCYAEFASTVPVAGSAYTFSYATFGEFVAWIIGWDLILEFALAASVVAKGWSLYLGEVLGSTHPVFHIGSREVDWGAVLIVAVITALLATGTKLSSRVSAVITAIKVAVVLFVVIVGAFFIKGSNYSPYIPPSESGSTGEGIHQSLFSYLTGAGGSNFGWYGLLAAASLVFFAFIGFDVVATTAEETKNPQKALPRGILASLAIVTVLYVAVSLVLTGMVNYTELAGDDSTLATAFAINGMDWAKNLISFGALAGLTTVVMVLMLGQTRVLFAMARDGLMPRALAPTGKRGTPVRITLLVGGVVAVLAAFFPIGTLEEMVNIGTLFAFVLVSIGVVVLRRMRPDLERGFRVPLVPLVPILAVLACLWLMLNLSVETWIRFIVWMAIGVVVYFAYSRRHSMLTVRAREAAGRGDSQAADTGS, from the coding sequence ATGGCGACATCCGACCGGAAAGCCGCGGGTGCCTGGACCCGATCAGGGCTGTTTCGCACCAAGTCGATCGAGCAGTCGATCCGCGAGACCGACGAACCCGAAACCAAGCTCCGCAAGGATCTGACGTCGTGGGACCTGACCGTCTTCGGTGTCGCGGTCGTGATCGGCGCGGGCATCTTCACGCTCACCGCGCGCACCGCCGGCAACGTCGCCGGTCCGTCGGTGTCGCTGGCCTTCGTGTTCGCGGCGGTCGCATGCGCGCTGGCGGCGCTCTGCTACGCCGAGTTCGCGTCCACGGTGCCGGTCGCCGGCAGCGCGTACACGTTCTCCTACGCCACGTTCGGTGAGTTCGTCGCGTGGATCATCGGCTGGGACCTCATCCTCGAGTTCGCGCTCGCCGCGTCGGTGGTGGCGAAGGGCTGGTCGCTGTACCTCGGCGAGGTGCTGGGCAGTACCCATCCTGTCTTCCACATCGGTTCGCGTGAGGTGGACTGGGGCGCGGTGCTGATCGTCGCGGTCATCACCGCGCTGCTGGCCACCGGCACCAAGCTGTCGTCGCGCGTCTCCGCCGTGATCACGGCGATCAAGGTCGCCGTGGTCCTGTTCGTGGTGATCGTCGGCGCCTTCTTCATCAAGGGCTCCAACTACTCGCCGTACATCCCGCCGTCGGAGTCGGGATCCACCGGCGAGGGCATCCACCAGTCCCTGTTCTCGTACCTCACCGGCGCCGGCGGCAGCAACTTCGGCTGGTACGGCCTGCTCGCGGCCGCCAGCCTGGTGTTCTTCGCGTTCATCGGCTTCGACGTCGTGGCCACCACCGCAGAGGAGACGAAGAACCCGCAGAAGGCCCTGCCCCGCGGCATCCTCGCGTCGCTCGCGATCGTCACGGTGTTGTACGTGGCGGTCTCGCTCGTCCTCACCGGAATGGTGAACTACACCGAGCTGGCGGGTGACGATTCGACACTCGCGACCGCGTTCGCGATCAACGGCATGGACTGGGCCAAGAACCTCATCTCGTTCGGCGCACTCGCCGGTCTCACCACCGTCGTCATGGTGCTCATGCTGGGGCAGACTCGCGTGCTCTTCGCGATGGCGCGGGACGGGCTGATGCCGCGTGCGCTCGCGCCCACCGGTAAGCGCGGAACCCCTGTCCGGATCACGCTCCTGGTCGGCGGCGTGGTCGCCGTCCTCGCCGCGTTCTTCCCGATCGGCACCCTCGAGGAAATGGTCAACATCGGCACGCTGTTCGCGTTCGTGCTGGTCTCGATCGGCGTCGTGGTCCTGCGCCGGATGCGCCCGGATCTCGAGCGTGGCTTCCGGGTGCCGCTGGTGCCGCTGGTGCCGATCCTCGCGGTCCTGGCGTGTCTGTGGCTGATGCTCAACCTGTCGGTGGAGACGTGGATTCGGTTCATCGTGTGGATGGCGATCGGTGTCGTCGTCTACTTCGCGTACAGCCGCCGGCACTCGATGCTGACCGTGCGGGCACGGGAGGCCGCGGGCCGCGGCGACTCGCAGGCCGCCGACACCGGATCTTGA
- the manA gene encoding mannose-6-phosphate isomerase, class I, producing MRQLEGALRSYAWGSRTALAELCGRPSPSAHPEAELWLGAHPGDPARVIEGGSSRSLRDVVAEAPVAELGDRCVAAFGDRLPFLLKVLAAEEPLSLQAHPSAEQALEGFAREEASGLPVDSPERNYRDASHKPELVVALTRFEALAGFRDPHRTVRLLAALNVPELAPYVGLLAGQPDSGGLRAVFTTWITLPSPALATLLPAVLDGCVAYLANPDAGEREFVPEVRTALELSEGYPGDAGVLASLLLNRITLEPGEGLFLAAGNLHAYLHGTAVEIMANSDNVLRGGLTPKHVDVPELLRVLDFESVDVPVLTAAPTACVGEAAYRTPAPEFRLSRIDLDASGAGAGAATTFEPDGPQILLCTSGAAKVGCGSQSLMLECGGSAWISASDSEVHIQAYAEDTRIFRAGVGVVHD from the coding sequence GTGCGCCAACTCGAAGGTGCGCTCCGGTCCTACGCATGGGGATCACGGACCGCCCTCGCGGAGCTGTGCGGACGCCCGAGCCCCAGTGCGCATCCGGAAGCGGAGCTGTGGTTGGGGGCCCATCCCGGGGATCCCGCGCGTGTGATCGAGGGCGGCAGCAGCCGTTCGCTGCGTGACGTCGTCGCCGAGGCGCCCGTCGCCGAACTCGGCGACCGGTGCGTGGCCGCGTTCGGGGATCGGCTGCCGTTCCTGCTCAAGGTGCTGGCGGCCGAGGAGCCGTTGTCGCTGCAGGCCCACCCCAGTGCGGAGCAGGCGCTCGAGGGCTTCGCCCGGGAGGAGGCGTCGGGGTTGCCCGTCGACTCGCCGGAGCGGAACTACCGCGACGCCAGCCACAAACCCGAGCTGGTCGTCGCGCTCACCCGGTTCGAGGCACTGGCCGGCTTCCGCGATCCGCACCGAACGGTCCGTCTGCTCGCGGCGCTGAACGTCCCGGAGCTCGCGCCGTACGTCGGACTGCTTGCCGGACAGCCCGATTCCGGGGGCCTGCGGGCAGTGTTCACCACCTGGATCACGCTGCCGTCACCGGCGTTGGCGACCCTGCTCCCCGCGGTCCTCGACGGCTGCGTGGCCTATCTCGCGAACCCGGACGCGGGCGAGCGCGAGTTCGTGCCCGAGGTCCGGACGGCGCTCGAGCTCAGTGAGGGGTACCCGGGCGACGCCGGGGTGCTGGCCTCGTTGCTGCTCAACCGAATCACGTTGGAGCCCGGCGAGGGCCTGTTCCTGGCGGCCGGCAACCTGCACGCCTACCTGCACGGCACCGCCGTGGAGATCATGGCCAACTCCGACAACGTGCTGCGCGGCGGACTCACCCCCAAACACGTCGACGTGCCGGAGCTGTTGCGGGTGCTGGACTTCGAATCGGTCGACGTGCCGGTGCTGACCGCGGCCCCCACCGCCTGCGTCGGTGAGGCCGCGTACCGGACGCCGGCGCCCGAGTTCCGCCTCTCCCGCATCGATCTCGACGCCTCCGGCGCGGGGGCCGGCGCCGCGACGACCTTCGAGCCGGACGGACCGCAGATCCTGCTGTGCACCTCGGGCGCTGCGAAGGTCGGGTGCGGTTCGCAGTCGCTGATGCTCGAGTGCGGCGGCTCCGCCTGGATCTCGGCTTCCGACAGTGAGGTGCACATCCAGGCGTACGCCGAGGACACCCGGATCTTCCGGGCCGGGGTGGGGGTCGTCCACGACTGA
- a CDS encoding tobH protein, producing the protein MTAPSSLLDLDDVDALLAADVEGSLRFAALGGAQIRATQAAVDEGELARLHGLQPRSVVLVTGVGAAARAADLLIATVGGRIGIPLVETTVTPLWVGPLDVVVVAGDDAGDPRLVESVDRALRRGAEVVVAAPDEGPLRAAGAGRAHALPPRVTVPDHNALLRYLAAFLAVLVAIESGRAGAAAYPDLGRLADALDDEALRDHPRNEVFHNPAKSLAARMQGRRVVLAGATRATTHLARHAGDVLLRTGAAVAAAADLAEVIAGVPRFAAATPLSADYDPFFHDEQLDGPAPGMPLRVFVLASDADRPLAERRAAVLADADVVVAASVQAGPPGPAGPVDPAQPTPVGAVGEIEQTAVLVCRLEMSAAYLRLIGGN; encoded by the coding sequence ATGACAGCTCCGTCGTCTCTGCTCGATCTCGATGACGTGGACGCGCTGCTCGCCGCCGACGTCGAGGGTTCGCTCCGGTTCGCCGCGCTCGGGGGCGCGCAGATCCGCGCGACCCAGGCCGCCGTCGACGAGGGTGAGCTCGCGCGACTGCACGGGCTCCAGCCCCGCAGCGTCGTACTGGTCACCGGCGTCGGTGCGGCCGCGCGCGCCGCGGACCTGCTGATCGCGACGGTCGGCGGGCGCATCGGCATCCCGCTCGTCGAGACCACCGTGACGCCGCTGTGGGTCGGCCCCCTGGACGTCGTCGTGGTCGCCGGTGACGATGCCGGGGACCCGCGGCTGGTCGAGTCCGTCGACCGGGCGCTGCGGCGCGGAGCCGAGGTCGTGGTGGCCGCCCCCGACGAGGGGCCGCTGCGGGCCGCGGGCGCCGGGCGGGCGCACGCCCTCCCGCCTCGTGTGACCGTCCCCGACCACAACGCGTTGCTGCGTTACCTCGCCGCCTTCCTGGCGGTCCTCGTGGCGATCGAGTCCGGCCGTGCCGGCGCCGCCGCATATCCCGATCTCGGCAGGCTCGCGGACGCCCTCGACGACGAGGCGCTGCGCGACCACCCTCGCAACGAGGTGTTCCACAACCCCGCCAAATCGCTGGCCGCCCGCATGCAGGGCCGCCGCGTGGTGCTCGCCGGCGCCACCCGGGCGACGACGCACCTCGCCCGCCACGCCGGCGACGTGCTGCTGCGCACGGGCGCCGCCGTCGCGGCCGCGGCGGACCTCGCGGAGGTGATCGCCGGAGTGCCCCGGTTCGCGGCCGCGACACCGCTGAGTGCCGACTACGACCCCTTCTTCCACGACGAGCAGCTCGACGGGCCCGCCCCCGGCATGCCGCTGCGGGTGTTCGTGCTCGCGTCCGACGCGGACCGGCCGCTCGCCGAGCGCCGGGCGGCCGTGCTGGCCGACGCCGACGTCGTCGTCGCGGCGTCCGTCCAGGCGGGTCCGCCAGGTCCCGCCGGCCCGGTCGATCCGGCGCAGCCGACCCCCGTCGGCGCCGTCGGAGAGATCGAACAGACAGCAGTTCTCGTCTGCCGCCTCGAAATGAGTGCGGCGTACCTACGTTTGATCGGTGGTAACTAG
- a CDS encoding phosphomannomutase/phosphoglucomutase, with protein MARSVESVNAVIKAYDVRGVVGEQIDADFVRDVGAAFARLVRDEGSAGDAVTRVAIGHDMRESSPELSRAFAEGVIAQGLDVVHIGLASTDQLYFASGILDCPGAMFTASHNPARYNGIKLCRAGAKPVGQDTGLATIAREVAEGVPAYDGAAGSISENDVLEQYASFVRGLVNLSDLRPLTIAVDAGNGMGGHTVPAVFAPMPVTILPLYFELDGSFPNHEANPLDPANLVDLQNFVRESGADIGLAFDGDADRCFVVDEKGDPVSPSAVTALVADRELAKEPGGTIIHNLITSRFVPELVEKLGGTAVRTRVGHSFIKQQMAETGAVFGGEHSAHYYFRDFWGADSGMLAALHVLAALGEQDRPLSELMRSYDGYAASGEINSTVADAAERTAAVVELFADRAVGVDRLDGVTVDLADGAWFNLRASNTEPLLRLNVEARTPAEVDALVTEILGAVRA; from the coding sequence GTGATCAAGGCTTACGACGTGCGTGGTGTCGTGGGCGAACAGATCGATGCCGACTTCGTCCGGGACGTGGGCGCCGCGTTCGCCCGCCTGGTGCGCGACGAGGGTTCCGCCGGTGACGCCGTCACCCGCGTCGCGATCGGTCACGACATGCGGGAGTCGTCGCCCGAGCTGTCGCGCGCGTTCGCCGAGGGTGTGATCGCGCAGGGCCTCGACGTCGTCCACATCGGACTCGCCTCGACCGATCAGCTGTACTTCGCGTCCGGCATCCTGGACTGCCCCGGCGCGATGTTCACGGCCAGCCACAACCCGGCCCGCTACAACGGCATCAAGCTGTGCCGTGCGGGGGCCAAGCCCGTCGGTCAGGACACCGGTTTGGCCACCATCGCGCGTGAGGTCGCCGAGGGCGTGCCCGCGTACGACGGTGCGGCCGGCTCCATCTCCGAGAACGACGTGCTCGAGCAGTACGCGAGCTTCGTGCGCGGCCTGGTGAACCTGTCGGACCTGCGGCCGCTGACGATCGCGGTCGACGCCGGCAACGGCATGGGTGGCCACACGGTGCCCGCGGTGTTCGCCCCGATGCCGGTCACGATCCTGCCGTTGTACTTCGAGCTGGACGGCTCGTTCCCCAACCACGAGGCGAACCCGCTGGACCCGGCCAACCTCGTCGATCTGCAGAACTTCGTCCGCGAGTCCGGCGCCGACATCGGCCTGGCGTTCGACGGCGACGCCGACCGCTGCTTCGTCGTGGACGAGAAGGGCGACCCGGTCTCGCCCTCGGCCGTGACCGCGCTCGTCGCCGATCGCGAACTCGCGAAGGAGCCGGGCGGCACCATCATCCACAACCTGATCACCTCGCGGTTCGTGCCCGAACTGGTCGAGAAGCTGGGCGGCACCGCGGTCCGCACGCGCGTCGGTCACTCGTTCATCAAGCAGCAGATGGCCGAGACCGGCGCGGTCTTCGGCGGCGAGCACTCCGCGCACTACTACTTCCGCGACTTCTGGGGCGCCGACTCCGGCATGCTCGCCGCGCTGCACGTCCTCGCCGCGCTCGGCGAGCAGGACCGACCGCTCTCGGAACTGATGCGGTCGTACGACGGCTACGCCGCCTCCGGAGAGATCAACTCCACCGTCGCCGACGCCGCCGAGCGCACGGCCGCCGTGGTGGAACTGTTCGCCGACCGAGCGGTCGGCGTGGACCGTCTCGACGGTGTCACGGTCGATCTCGCGGACGGTGCGTGGTTCAACCTGCGCGCCTCCAACACCGAACCGCTGCTGCGCCTGAACGTCGAGGCCCGCACGCCCGCCGAGGTCGACGCCCTGGTCACCGAGATCCTCGGAGCTGTCCGCGCCTAG